In Vulpes lagopus strain Blue_001 chromosome 20, ASM1834538v1, whole genome shotgun sequence, the DNA window TCCATGGATGGACAGTGAGGTTGTTTCCCCCTGGGACACTGTGAATCACACTGCTAGAAACATTTGGCgtacaagtatctgtttgagtccctgctttcagttcttttaggtTTATACCtcgaagtgggattgctggatcacatggcaattctatatttatttttgaggaactggTAGACTGTTTTTCCACAGCAGCTATGCCATTTTACATCCCTACTAGCAATACACCAAAGTgccagtttcttcacatcctttctGACACTCGTTattttccttttgggtttttttagtcatcctaatgagtgtgaagtgatatctcgctgtggttttgatttgtatttccccaatgacCAGTGACctagtaatgttgaacatctgtTCATGTGCTTGTTaagccatttgtgtatcttcggAGCAATATCTATTCAAGTTTTCTGCCCGTCTCTGAACTGGgtggtttgtttttctgttgttgagttgcaggaattctttatatattttagaccttcatcccttatcagatacatgcttTTCAAGTattatctcccattctgtacattGTCTTTTCATCAAATAGGtcattttttagcttttatttaaattcccgTTAGATAACATACACTGCTGTGTTAGTTttatgtgtacaatatagtgattcatcagttccaTACATTACCTGGTGCTGAtcataagtgcactccttaatccccatcgccTGTTTCCCCCAtcacccatccacctcccctctgatgactatcagtatgttctctatagttgagtctatCTTTCagtttgtctttcctttttcctttgctcatttgttttattcttaaatttcacatatgactgaaatcatggtatttgtctttctctgacctatttcacttagcattatactctctagctccatccatgtcactgcaaatgacaagatttcattcttttttatagccaagtaatattttattgtatatgtatgatgcctcttctttatccattcatcatttggtGGATATCATCAAATAGGTCATTTTTAATGGGGAAGAAACCATAATTCCATGCCATGAAGGGTCTTCCTGAACAATATATGCTGATTTAAATGCACTAAGAGGATctcatctttccctttctcttgcaTCTTATAACAGCTGCTTGAGATCTCCAGGCCTCCCACACTCCTTTCTCTTCTGGAGGCTGGTAGGCCAGTCCCAGGGACAGCTGACTAGCTTTGTCCTGTGGatcctgcccctcaccccaccccctatGACATCTGAATTCCCACTGCTGCTCTTCCAATAGTGGGGATTTAGTTATATTTTCTCAGATTCCTTAAATCACACACTAGAAGGACCTCAACGTTTTGTctgaaaattccttttttcttttttattataaaagtgatGTAAACTCAGtctagaaaatttggaaaaacgaaaatatatatttttttaatttaaaggaccCATTAGCCACCCACTCAGAGTTAACCCTCTTAACATCTATGTACATGGCCTTCAAACTTTTGATTTTTGCACATGCGTTTGAGATCTCGCCTGCTTTCTTGTTGGGTTTTCCGAAAGGTGTTAATTCTTCAAGTACTTTTCAAACATTTCCCTAGTCAGTGGAAGCATCATCCAAAGAATTCATATGTAATTTGACATGTAACAATTCCCCATCAGGAGAACATTTATACTGGCCGGGGCAGCCTTCCTTGGAGGGACACTGCACCCGAAATTCAACAGCACAATCCCAGTGATTCAGGGATCAGGTCCTTTCCAGCATGTGGCTCTATCTCttgctattatttctttccagttaAATTTCAACACTAGGCTACTTTGCACCTTAGCTTATTTTATGTCAATTGATCACTTTTCTaaaaaagagaggggggaaaagagagagtgagagggattaaaaaagaagaaaagaaaacagctggCTTTATCACACAGACCCACATTTACTTAAAGCCAAAATGCAATAAAGCAACTCATGAAAGAAATCACTGAGATGCTCGGCGTGGCTCTTGCTGTCCTCTTGCCCACCGTCCAGCACTGCACAGACAGCAGAGAGTTCCTCTACATTCTCACTGCTCAAGTCACCTGCATGACCCTGCACAAGGAGCAGCACATGTGGCCAGTGGGTCTGACCATGTGACCGTTGTGTGTGCAACAGCCTGGGTTGGGGGCCCAGAGCCAGTTTCTGAGTAGTGGAGGGGGCGAGGAGTCATTAGTGTAGAAGGCTGTGCAGGATTCCAGCGAGAAATGTCAGCTTTCCCAAGTGCAGCTGCTGAGCAGCTCAAAATGCTCTTGCAAATGTAATTCAGATCACCCCACAAATCCACACCTGGGATTCCAGGCACGAAAGGAATGTTAAGAACCATCATTAACGTTCCTTTCTGTATTTCCCTTATACGCATTTGCATTCGTGCTGAGGGTTGCTGAGCCTCGCTCCCTGGCTCAGACCTGGGAAGCCACATCCCCTGTCCAGGGTTTCCTCCCATTGCTCTGGGGGCTCGGGTCCCCTTCTGcacactcccctccccctcctcattgGCCTCACCCTTCCTGCCTCTTGGGACTCCTACTCCAGTGGTTTCTGCTCCCCCAGTCTTTTCACTGACTTTTTGGGTTTCTCTCAAtcctctgcctgcccctgccccggcctcTGCCCCAGAGGCAGTTAAGCAGGATGTCCAGCCTTACCTCCCACTCACTGCCCAGAGGAAacattctcctctctcctctttcaatCTCTGGCTGGGCCTAAGCATTAAACCAACACAGAATCccaggagaaaagcatacacatGTCCATGGGAGCCTAACTAAAGAATACAGATAGAGGGGACCAGAACAGGAAACTTTCACAcatttagacaaagaaacaaccAATATGTGAAGAATTGGCAAGACAAAAGGCTCTGGACCATGGGTAATAGATGGTGAAGAAATGACTGGGAAGATGTGGGTTAGTTTAACAAGGTTTGTTTATACAGTCTTCTCAGCCCCAAATTCCCTGTCTCTGGTGATGAATGTCTTCCATCTTCTTGGTACAGGAAGGGGACCTTTCACGTCAGAGATTTATCTCCAGCTTTCAGGAGAATGGGGAGGGGGGTCAGGGTGTCTTCTTGCACTAGCTGTTttgtaactttaattcaaaacaCTTAATATGCCAAAGTGGTATGTTTTAGGGGTGACATATTCTGAACCCCATCACCATCTTTCCATGGATACCCTTTGCCCGCGGCCACTGCCTCATTCACAGGGACACTTTATCTACAGGAACATCTCGTCTACAGGGACACCTTAGAGGCCACCTTCCCACTTCACTCCCCAGGAGGCTTGGCTTTCTTTGtttgattcaatttttatttgtttttaaaagacacttAAGTAGTATATGCGTTGACACTTTCTCCTATACCAAACCCAAGCATTCGATTAACCACATGCTGGTTCATCATAGACGCCATACTCAAAAACTCCATCTTGACTTCTCTCCCTGCTCTTCCCCAAGCCAGTCCCCCACCCAGTGAtgcttctttctgcttctccatGTCAGTATTACTGCccataaaatgagagagaaagctgTTTGATAATAGACACAAAATATATAACGGCTCAAACACGatcttcttctttcttgtttctagtcAAATGGCAGAAGCTTTGCCATCAGCTTGGGACCCAGGCCCTCAACCACATTCTGATTCCACCATCATCCTAGAAGGGTCAGGGGCATAAGAGGGGGCACATCCTCTATTTAAGGCCTTGGACCAGAAAGACATACCAGCTCCAGACGGGCCAGGACTCTGCACTGGCTGTCCCCAATGCAAAGGAAACTGGGAAATGTGGCCCAGTcctgagctaaaaaaaaaaaaaagaggaaaaaacaataatgaagaaagaatttGAGGATCAACTGGCAGGCTCCCAGGACTATCCAGAGCACTTGCCTCTACTCACTCATTAACCGATCAGACAGGTTCCTCCAGGTCAGGATAAATGCCTGGATTTGAAGGCTACAGTCAAgccagaaaaagcaagaaaacagctTCAAATtagggagcaggaggagggtcatgtatttcctctgtgagatttggAAGTGTGAAATATCACTGAAGACTGTTAAGAGTCAGCAAATCTGACAAGCCCTCTTCTTTGGgttggagggatggagggactgAGGGACACAAGGGTTTGGGTGGCTCTGTACGGTCGGAGAGCTTACCATCCTGGTCAAGGTAAAACCAGGCATACGCCAGGTCCACTTGGGCCCCTATGTCCTGCAATCAAAGCCTCCCCACCCTGGTGGGGTTGAGCCCAGAGTTCATCCCACATGAAGTCATATTTAGAGACTCCCAATCAGGGCAAAATTAGAAGAGCTCAGGCATGCCCACTCTGGGACACACACATCCCTGCTACCCAGGGGCACTGGCCTCTGCTTCCATCCAGAGCCCCAAACACCTCCTTCCCAGCCTGCCCTCAGCTGCTTCCCTTTGACTCTTGTCCTCTTTCTttgttggaaaaagaaaaagaacaagcaaagTTTCTCTTTTACAAATGAAGGCTATTGAGGACAGTGATCTAAAAGTACAAGTTGTCAAACCAAACAGCAGGTTCTGCAGACTAGATGTTGTCTCTTCCttgtgttaaaatataaaaacagatctatgggattgatttttaaagaaactaaccAACCATGAACAAGGTTAATCTATAAGTGAAGTTGGTACCACTCAGGTCCTCTCCACAACTATTTTCTTATTCAGGAAATGTTTTCTCAACAGACTATGTTACTCCTTTAACCCAGGGGAACACGCAGTTACTACCGCAGAGAAAATGCACGGCGGAGTCAACGACTCAGAATGAAAGCCTGGGGAAAGAAACggcttataaaacttttagaaagcTTTAAAATTATTGACTGAACAAGTAGTTTCATCCAGTGGCTTATGTGTTTACTAGCAGTGTCATTTCCAAGTTTCCCTTTGCACTCAGATTCTAGAAGAGTTTTCCTAATGCACTGTTAGCTAATGACGGTACCAATGCATGAGTCATGAAGGCCGTCGGGAAGGAAATAACCACAAGCCAAAACTGCAGATGTTACATGTTGAGGCAGAAACCAAATAAAACGTGtaacacatagaaagagagagaacatttcccccacacctttttttttttttaaccttggaaTTAAATCAACCATTAGAGTGTAATGCAAGTGTGCTTACTGACAAAAGCCAGAATTTTCATCTTTCGGCTCTGAAGTTCCAGTAACAATTTAAAGAGCTCATTCAAGATTCTTGCCCTAAATATAAGGAGAGTACTATCAGAGGCATAATTTAATACAAAGGAACATTTATTACATATCTGTTCCATGCAGGCACAGAGCACATACGTGGTTTCGTTCAACTTTGTAACAACCCATTTTGTAAATGTGGAAACTCAAGTTCCATGAATCCGGATGGTATATCAGGTGGCCATAACAGAATACCAGAGAGGGGGCATGGGGCTGGAGGTTTAAAATTAAGACACTGGCAGGATTCCTTTCTGGCCACCTTGCTTGAGTTGGAAGACTTCTCTCCCTGGTTTGCGGATAgtcaccttctcactgtgtccttacgTAGCCTTCCCTGGTTCACACCCCTCAtgtctcttcttcttataaggacaccagttctATTAGGGCTCCATTCTTACTGTTAGTTATCTCCTTAAAGGCCCTAtgtccaaatacaatcacattgggTGTTAGGTCTTCCACACGGATCGGTAGGGCAGGCCCAATTCAGCCCATAACGGATAGCAAGTCCCAGAGCCCACAATTGCTAAGTGACAGAACCAAGACTGTCTGAATTGAAACATTTCTTTATCCAGCCTGTGCTGCCTCTCCCATGTGATGGCATCTCAGATAGAGTGGGAAGACATCCCACGCGGGGGCTGACTCTTAGGACTTGCTGGAGGGAGACAGTTTCACAGCACTCAGCTCTGTCCCAGTGGAAAGGGTGGGGAAGTATCCGCACGAGCTAGATTACAGGGCACAGGAGTCCAAGTCAACTAAAGGATCACCCAAAGATGCCCAATAAAAAATGACATCATCTATTCTGTTAAAGGCTACACAAATGCTATTTGGTTTCACTACCATATACCATACACAGTGTGGTTTCCACGATCCCCAAAGAACCAGTATgtcattccatttttcttttctttcctccaaacTACCAGCTAACGTCCTGGAGGGCGACTCCATGGATCAGGATGTTGAGAGCCCTGTGGCCATCCACCAGCCAAAGTTGCCTAAGCAGGCCAGGGACGACCTGCCAAGACACATCAGCCGAGACCGGACCAAAAGGAAAATCCAGAGGTACGTGCGGAAAGATGGAAAATGCAATGTCCATCACGGCAATGTGAGGGAGACCTACCGCTACCTGACGGATATCTTCACCACCTTAGTAGATCTCAAGTGGAGATTCAATCTGTTGATTTTCGTCATGGTTTACACAGTGACATGGCTCTTTTTTGGGATGATCTGGTGGCTAATTGCATACATCCGAGGAGATATGGACCACATAGAGGACCCCTCGTGGACTCCCTGTGTCACCAACCTCAATGGGTTCGTCTCTGCTTTTTTATTCTCAATAGAGACAGAAACCACCATCGGTTATGGCTACCGAGTCATCACGGACAAGTGCCCAGAGGGAATTATTCTCCTCTTAATCCAATCCGTGCTGGGGTCCATTGTCAATGCATTCATGGTGGGATGCATGTTTGTAAAAATATCGCAACCCAAGAAGAGGGCAGAGACCCTGGTTTTTTCCACCCATGCAGTGATCTCCATGCGGGATGGGAAACTGTGCCTGATGTTCCGAGTAGGGGATCTCAGGAATTCCCACATTGTGGAGGCTTCCATCCGAGCCAAGTTGATCAAGTCCAAACAGACCTCAGAGGGTGAGTTCATCCCCTTGAACCAAACAGATATCAATGTAGGGTATTACACCGGGGATGACCGTCTGTTTCTGGTATCACCACTCATCATCAGCCACGAAATTAACCAACAGAGTCCTTTCTGGGAGATCTCCAAAGCCCAGCTGCCCAAAGAGGAACTGGAAATTGTTGTCATCCTAGAAGGAATGGTGGAAGCTACAGGTAAGGTGTGCTCCATCCTGGGGTATCTGTGGATCAAGGCTCATTTTAAACTGGACCTGACATACTTATTTatgacaaaatatgaaaaattgaaTTTCACTTGCTATTGACTCCATCCCCTTGTTTCATGAGAGAATATGCCTGTGTGTCCTATAACCTTAGCATACCCACCAAGAAGTCTAAcccatttaactttttaaaagcctttgGAAAATAAACCAGTAAACAATTTTTCAAAGGCACCActtgctatattttaaatttccaaatatttccttaaattaaGATCTTATCTGTCTCCAAAGCATTTTTTAGGTGGCTCTAAAACACTGGTTAATTTAAATACTTGAGGTTATTTATTGGCAAGCCCGAGGAAAAAGTTAAGCCTTTCCAAGGAAACCTGACAAATTGCTTTAATAACAATGCAATTTCACCCCTTCTTTGGAAGCCATTTGCAAGACTCATAGCACTGGCTCTTCTTTTATATCAGGTGCGGGTAAGGTGTCTTTCCACATACTCTACCTGCTGAGCCCCCAGTTGACCTAATATTGCAGACCCAGTAAATAATTctagcaggaaaggaaaaaaattgaagatccATTCATCACAGTCCTATCGACCCTTCTGCTGTTGATGGCTGATCATTGGTGTGTTCTCGGGAAAATGATCTGTCCTCAAAATAGAGAAACGGTCTGGTTTTTTTTTGAGGTCTTGACTCATAACCCAACTTTACATGTGTTATACATCCCAACAGCAAAGCATGTCCTGCCCATATTAGTTGGtaacattctataaaatacagCCCTACATTCTGACTTAAGTTAAGAACATTGAccccacacacacaggaaaagtATAAATTGGAAcccaaattcattattttctttcctgttctttggAGTTACCAATATTAGACTTAAAATCCTCTTTCGAGGTGCAAGCTTCCCTTCTGTGCTTTGAAGTCTACAACCTGACGCCGGAGGTTCATCTATTTAATCTGAAATGCACAGCCAACAGCCTGGCCCCAGATGCTTCTTCAACCCATATCCTGATCTCGGTCATCCCATGAAAGTTGTTGGTCCCATGTTTCCACTTCCCTGTACCTAACAGGCGAAGTCATAACCTCTAACCAACTTCTCTTCGAGTGGTGGCAATTTTTGCAGTAGGTTTTATTAAATGCAGCAAACAATGAAAATGTGAGTAAAAGTCTTTGTATGGAGCTCAGTGATTGGCGTGTGCTCCTTCc includes these proteins:
- the KCNJ6 gene encoding G protein-activated inward rectifier potassium channel 2 isoform X1, translating into MARLTESMTNVLEGDSMDQDVESPVAIHQPKLPKQARDDLPRHISRDRTKRKIQRYVRKDGKCNVHHGNVRETYRYLTDIFTTLVDLKWRFNLLIFVMVYTVTWLFFGMIWWLIAYIRGDMDHIEDPSWTPCVTNLNGFVSAFLFSIETETTIGYGYRVITDKCPEGIILLLIQSVLGSIVNAFMVGCMFVKISQPKKRAETLVFSTHAVISMRDGKLCLMFRVGDLRNSHIVEASIRAKLIKSKQTSEGEFIPLNQTDINVGYYTGDDRLFLVSPLIISHEINQQSPFWEISKAQLPKEELEIVVILEGMVEATGMTCQARSSYITSEILWGYRFTPVLTLEDGFYEVDYNSFHETYETSTPSLSAKELAELASRAELPLSWSVSSKLNQHAELETEEEEKNLEEQTERNGDVANLENESKV
- the KCNJ6 gene encoding G protein-activated inward rectifier potassium channel 2 isoform X2 — protein: MDQDVESPVAIHQPKLPKQARDDLPRHISRDRTKRKIQRYVRKDGKCNVHHGNVRETYRYLTDIFTTLVDLKWRFNLLIFVMVYTVTWLFFGMIWWLIAYIRGDMDHIEDPSWTPCVTNLNGFVSAFLFSIETETTIGYGYRVITDKCPEGIILLLIQSVLGSIVNAFMVGCMFVKISQPKKRAETLVFSTHAVISMRDGKLCLMFRVGDLRNSHIVEASIRAKLIKSKQTSEGEFIPLNQTDINVGYYTGDDRLFLVSPLIISHEINQQSPFWEISKAQLPKEELEIVVILEGMVEATGMTCQARSSYITSEILWGYRFTPVLTLEDGFYEVDYNSFHETYETSTPSLSAKELAELASRAELPLSWSVSSKLNQHAELETEEEEKNLEEQTERNGDVANLENESKV